A genomic region of Streptomyces sp. R33 contains the following coding sequences:
- a CDS encoding UPF0182 family protein, with product MPDRGGGPSGPRMRVGRPSRRARTLLMTLGVLAVLGMAFIMFAGFWTDWLWFRSVKYSTVFTTTLWTKIGLFAVFGLLMAGAVGLNIWLAYRLRPPLSAMSMEQQSLDRYRMSVAPYKKWLLLGIAALVGMIAGASAAGQWKTWLMYVNGVPFGQKDPQFHLDVSFYTFDLPWYRFLLGFGFAAVVLSVIAAVVVHYLYGGLRVTSPGARATAAATGHLSVLLGLFVTLKAVAYWLDRYGLAVKSSDFKAADNWTGLRYVDANAYLPAKTILVAIAAICAVLFFATLWRRTWQLPVIGFGLMVLSAILIGGLYPAIVQKFQVQPNEQAKESPYVEKNIKATRDAYGIDQSDVKDYPGVPQTEDKTKLRQAANTTASVRLLDPNIVSPAFQQLQQVKGYYAFPSTLAVDRYSGQDTVIGLRELNIGGIPKNNWINDHFKYTHGYGVVAAKGTTVKDGAPDFTQSDLPSKGMFGTDFEQRIYYGEQTKQYSIVGGPQKELDYSDDKGEKETSYKGDSGVNLDNPVNRAAYALAFSEPQILYSGAIGDGSRILYHRTPKERVEAVAPWLTIDGAPYPAVIDGRIKWIVDAYTTTNGYPYASRTTLGQSTADSLTNSQRAVVAQENQVNYIRNSVKATVDAYDGTVSLYQWDTEDPVLKTWMKAFPGTVKPKSDISKPLMDHLRYPQDLFKVQRELLTRYHVTDPQTFLSGSEAWAVPDDPTTKAGTAVPPYYLSMKMPDQKEKDQVFSLTTTFTPNERDNLSAFMAVNADPGTPDYGKIRILKLPTSKPVDGPKQVQSKFQSEPKIAESIRLLRGGDSEVEYGNLLAVPLDGGMLYVEPVYVRSSGLKYPLLRKVLVTYGGQTAFEDSLEKALNVVFGAEAPTVPTTPETPPGEGTTTPPAATDPTVKAALDDAKKAIEAAEKARQAGDWAAFGKAQDDIKAALQRAIDAEAKLTAPKPGG from the coding sequence ATGCCGGACCGCGGCGGAGGCCCCTCCGGGCCACGGATGAGAGTCGGCCGCCCCTCCCGGCGTGCCCGAACTCTTCTGATGACCTTGGGCGTACTGGCCGTCCTCGGCATGGCGTTCATCATGTTCGCGGGCTTCTGGACGGACTGGCTCTGGTTCCGCTCCGTGAAGTATTCCACCGTCTTCACCACCACCCTGTGGACCAAGATCGGCCTCTTCGCCGTCTTCGGCCTGCTGATGGCCGGTGCCGTCGGGCTGAACATCTGGCTGGCGTACCGGCTGCGGCCGCCGCTGTCCGCGATGTCGATGGAGCAGCAGAGCCTCGACCGCTACCGGATGAGCGTCGCCCCGTACAAGAAGTGGCTGCTCCTCGGGATCGCGGCGCTCGTGGGCATGATCGCGGGCGCCTCGGCGGCGGGCCAGTGGAAGACCTGGCTGATGTACGTGAACGGGGTGCCCTTCGGGCAGAAGGACCCCCAGTTCCACCTGGACGTGTCGTTCTACACCTTCGACCTGCCCTGGTACCGCTTCCTGCTCGGCTTCGGCTTCGCCGCGGTCGTGCTGTCGGTGATCGCCGCGGTCGTCGTCCACTACCTGTACGGCGGGCTGCGCGTGACCAGCCCGGGCGCCCGGGCCACCGCCGCGGCGACCGGGCACCTGTCGGTGCTGCTCGGCCTGTTCGTGACGCTGAAGGCGGTCGCGTACTGGCTCGACCGCTACGGCCTCGCCGTGAAGTCCAGCGACTTCAAGGCCGCGGACAACTGGACCGGCCTGCGCTACGTCGACGCGAACGCGTACCTGCCGGCGAAGACGATCCTCGTCGCCATCGCCGCCATCTGCGCCGTGCTCTTCTTCGCGACGCTGTGGCGCCGCACCTGGCAGCTGCCCGTCATCGGCTTCGGCCTGATGGTGCTCTCGGCGATCCTGATCGGCGGGCTCTACCCGGCGATCGTGCAGAAGTTCCAGGTCCAGCCGAACGAGCAGGCCAAGGAATCGCCGTACGTCGAGAAGAACATCAAGGCGACGCGCGACGCGTACGGGATCGACCAGTCCGACGTGAAGGACTACCCGGGCGTCCCGCAGACCGAGGACAAGACCAAGCTGCGGCAGGCGGCCAACACCACCGCCAGCGTCCGGCTCCTCGACCCGAACATCGTCTCGCCGGCGTTCCAGCAGCTCCAGCAGGTCAAGGGCTACTACGCCTTCCCGTCCACGCTCGCCGTGGACCGGTACAGCGGCCAGGACACGGTCATCGGGCTGCGTGAGCTGAACATCGGCGGCATCCCGAAGAACAACTGGATCAACGACCACTTCAAGTACACGCACGGCTACGGCGTGGTCGCGGCCAAGGGCACCACCGTCAAGGACGGCGCCCCCGACTTCACGCAGTCCGACCTGCCCTCCAAGGGGATGTTCGGCACGGACTTCGAGCAGCGCATCTACTACGGCGAGCAGACGAAGCAGTACTCGATCGTCGGCGGACCGCAGAAGGAGCTCGACTACTCGGACGACAAGGGTGAGAAGGAGACGAGCTACAAGGGCGACTCCGGCGTCAACCTCGACAACCCGGTCAACAGGGCGGCGTACGCGCTCGCGTTCAGCGAGCCGCAGATCCTCTACTCGGGCGCCATCGGCGACGGCTCGCGGATCCTCTACCACCGCACGCCCAAGGAGCGCGTCGAGGCCGTCGCCCCGTGGCTGACCATCGACGGCGCCCCGTATCCGGCGGTCATCGACGGCCGGATCAAGTGGATCGTCGACGCCTACACGACGACGAACGGTTACCCGTACGCCTCGCGCACCACGCTGGGCCAGAGCACCGCGGACTCGCTCACCAACAGCCAGCGCGCGGTGGTGGCGCAGGAGAACCAGGTCAACTACATCCGCAACTCGGTCAAGGCCACCGTCGACGCGTACGACGGCACGGTGAGCCTGTACCAGTGGGACACCGAGGACCCGGTCCTGAAGACCTGGATGAAGGCGTTCCCGGGGACGGTCAAGCCCAAGAGCGACATCTCCAAGCCCCTCATGGACCACCTGCGCTACCCGCAGGACCTGTTCAAGGTCCAGCGCGAGCTGCTCACCCGGTACCACGTCACGGACCCGCAGACCTTCCTCAGCGGCAGTGAGGCCTGGGCCGTCCCGGACGACCCGACGACCAAGGCCGGCACGGCGGTCCCGCCGTACTACCTGTCGATGAAGATGCCGGACCAGAAGGAGAAGGACCAGGTCTTCTCGCTCACGACGACGTTCACGCCGAACGAGCGGGACAACCTGAGCGCCTTCATGGCGGTCAACGCCGATCCGGGCACCCCGGACTACGGCAAGATCAGGATCCTGAAGCTGCCGACCAGCAAGCCGGTCGACGGCCCCAAGCAGGTGCAGAGCAAGTTCCAGTCCGAACCGAAGATCGCCGAGTCGATCCGGCTGCTGCGCGGCGGCGACTCCGAGGTCGAGTACGGCAACCTGCTCGCCGTGCCACTGGACGGCGGGATGCTGTACGTGGAGCCGGTGTACGTGCGCAGTTCGGGGCTGAAGTACCCGCTGCTGCGCAAGGTGCTGGTGACGTACGGCGGCCAGACCGCGTTCGAGGACTCCCTGGAGAAGGCGCTGAACGTGGTCTTCGGAGCCGAGGCGCCGACGGTTCCCACCACTCCCGAGACCCCGCCGGGCGAAGGCACCACCACGCCCCCGGCCGCCACGGACCCGACGGTCAAGGCAGCCCTCGACGACGCGAAGAAGGCGATCGAGGCGGCCGAGAAGGCCCGTCAGGCAGGCGACTGGGCGGCCTTCGGCAAGGCCCAGGACGACATCAAGGCGGCGCTGCAGCGGGCCATCGACGCGGAGGCGAAGCTGACGGCCCCGAAGCCCGGGGGTTGA
- a CDS encoding PPA1309 family protein yields the protein MLSMSNLSPSPGGTPMAATPLTRAVLEIDEYASTLGWDKPARLFALVDTAKLRKSEPRLASQLGLDQDDAGKSQLTPIEQDEVPKGTPLDKFLGTIAWPPSIVGCALTVERLMLPPSAEASVPEGLSDKQLAKWVAAHPDRQEVRLTVGVLRDGSRESAVRLREKDSSTEVLTGASLVPGLADALAATFLD from the coding sequence ATGTTGTCCATGTCCAACCTTTCGCCTTCCCCGGGCGGCACGCCGATGGCGGCCACCCCCCTGACGCGTGCCGTCCTCGAGATCGACGAGTACGCCTCCACCCTCGGCTGGGACAAGCCCGCCCGGCTGTTCGCGCTCGTCGACACCGCCAAGCTCCGCAAGTCGGAGCCCCGGCTCGCGAGCCAGCTCGGCCTCGACCAGGACGACGCGGGCAAGAGCCAGCTGACCCCGATCGAGCAGGACGAGGTGCCGAAGGGCACGCCGCTGGACAAGTTCCTGGGAACCATCGCCTGGCCCCCGTCGATCGTGGGCTGCGCGCTGACGGTGGAGCGGCTGATGCTGCCGCCGTCCGCGGAGGCCTCCGTTCCGGAGGGGCTGAGCGACAAGCAGCTGGCGAAGTGGGTCGCCGCGCACCCGGACCGGCAGGAGGTGCGGCTCACCGTGGGCGTGCTGCGCGACGGGTCGCGGGAGTCGGCCGTGCGCCTGCGCGAGAAGGACTCGTCGACCGAGGTGCTGACCGGCGCGAGCCTGGTCCCGGGCCTGGCCGACGCGCTGGCCGCGACCTTCCTCGACTGA
- a CDS encoding PDZ domain-containing protein yields MPRRTATMLASTLMLFALLCAGVFIKVPYSEMSPGPTVNTLGDSRGEPVISIADHKTYPTSGHLNMTTVRVTGADYDMNLLEAVYGWLSDDNIVVPHENLYPDGKTEEQSTQENAEEFSQSQESAKVAALKQLGTPGVTSRVVVSTVVKGSPAEGKLHAGDVIRAVDGSPVGAPEDVAKLVTKHKAGEPVEFTIVPTAEAAEAEKAHREPTGSTKVAITTAKAEGDGHAIVGIRAGTDHTFPFAIDIKLADVGGPSAGLMFALGIVDKLTPGDLTGGKFVAGTGTIDDAGKVGPIGGIQMKTIGARQAGAEYFLTPAENCSSAAQHVPDGLTLVKVSTIDDATKALEKISKGDTAGLPQCGKP; encoded by the coding sequence ATGCCACGCCGCACTGCGACGATGCTCGCCTCCACCCTCATGCTGTTCGCGCTGCTCTGCGCAGGGGTGTTCATCAAGGTCCCGTACTCGGAAATGAGCCCGGGCCCGACGGTGAACACGCTCGGGGACTCGCGCGGCGAGCCCGTCATCAGCATCGCGGACCACAAGACGTACCCGACCAGCGGGCACCTCAACATGACGACGGTCCGCGTCACGGGCGCCGACTACGACATGAACCTGCTCGAAGCGGTCTACGGCTGGCTGTCCGACGACAACATCGTCGTCCCGCACGAGAACCTCTACCCGGACGGGAAGACGGAGGAGCAGTCCACCCAGGAGAACGCGGAGGAGTTCAGCCAGTCGCAGGAGAGCGCCAAGGTGGCGGCCCTCAAGCAGCTGGGCACTCCGGGGGTCACCTCCCGCGTCGTGGTCTCCACCGTCGTCAAGGGCAGCCCCGCCGAGGGCAAGCTGCACGCCGGTGACGTGATCCGGGCGGTCGACGGCAGCCCGGTGGGCGCCCCCGAGGACGTGGCCAAGCTCGTCACCAAGCACAAGGCCGGCGAGCCGGTCGAGTTCACCATCGTGCCCACGGCCGAGGCGGCCGAGGCCGAGAAGGCGCACCGCGAGCCCACCGGGTCGACCAAGGTCGCGATCACCACCGCCAAGGCGGAGGGCGACGGGCACGCCATCGTCGGCATCCGGGCGGGCACCGACCACACCTTCCCGTTCGCGATCGACATCAAGCTCGCCGACGTCGGCGGACCGAGCGCGGGCCTGATGTTCGCCCTCGGCATCGTCGACAAGCTCACCCCGGGCGATCTGACCGGGGGCAAGTTCGTCGCGGGCACCGGCACCATCGACGACGCGGGCAAGGTCGGTCCCATCGGCGGCATCCAGATGAAGACGATCGGTGCCCGCCAGGCCGGCGCCGAGTACTTCCTGACGCCCGCCGAGAACTGCTCCTCCGCCGCCCAGCACGTCCCCGACGGCCTGACCCTCGTGAAGGTCTCCACCATCGACGACGCCACGAAGGCGCTGGAGAAGATCAGCAAGGGGGACACGGCCGGGCTGCCGCAGTGCGGCAAGCCCTGA
- a CDS encoding molybdenum cofactor biosynthesis protein MoaE yields MAPHFDHPGEQAAPDPIRLLEIRETPLSLDEVFTAVGDDATGGTTLFVGTVRNHDGGADVDALGYSCHPTAEAEMRRIAERVVAKYPVRALAAVHRIGDLSVGDLAVIVAVSCPHRGEAFEACRMLIDDLKHEVPIWKHQTFSDGTEEWVGAC; encoded by the coding sequence ATGGCACCGCACTTCGACCACCCCGGCGAGCAGGCCGCTCCGGACCCGATCCGGCTGCTCGAGATCCGCGAGACCCCGCTCTCGCTCGACGAGGTATTCACGGCCGTCGGCGACGACGCGACGGGCGGCACGACGCTCTTCGTCGGCACGGTGCGCAACCACGACGGCGGGGCGGACGTCGACGCGCTCGGCTACTCCTGCCACCCGACGGCCGAGGCCGAGATGCGGCGCATCGCCGAGCGCGTGGTGGCCAAGTACCCGGTCCGCGCCCTGGCCGCCGTCCACCGCATCGGCGACCTGTCCGTCGGCGATCTCGCGGTGATCGTGGCCGTGTCCTGCCCGCACCGCGGCGAGGCCTTCGAGGCCTGCCGGATGCTGATCGACGACCTGAAGCACGAGGTCCCGATCTGGAAGCACCAGACCTTCTCGGACGGTACGGAGGAATGGGTCGGCGCCTGCTGA
- a CDS encoding SDR family oxidoreductase codes for MSSPDPQVRAPHDAENRPEHGESADGVRRPRNRAARGPVIAVTGAAAGVGAALVARLAASDEVKQVVAIDERRGECAAAQWHVLDVRDPAIAEKLRGADVVVHLALDLDLETDPAARTAYNVRGTQTVLTAAAAAGVHRVVLCTSAMVYGALPDNDIPLSEDSELRATAEATGVGDLLEIERLGRRAPRAHPGLNVTVVRPAVLVGGTDTALTRYFESPRLLVVAGSRPTWQFCHVEDLVSALEYAALEKVEGELAVGCEGWLEQEEVEELSGIRRMELPSAVALGAAARLHRIGLTPSPAGDLAYTMHPWVVSVSGLHAAGWRPRWTNEEVLAELLQEVAGRHTVAGRRLGRKDATAAGAAGATVALLGAAAVVRAARRRRGL; via the coding sequence GTGAGTTCCCCAGATCCGCAGGTTCGCGCGCCGCACGACGCCGAAAACCGCCCTGAGCACGGTGAAAGCGCCGACGGCGTTCGCCGGCCGCGAAACCGGGCAGCGCGAGGTCCGGTGATCGCCGTGACCGGCGCCGCCGCCGGGGTCGGGGCGGCCCTGGTGGCGCGCCTGGCCGCCTCCGACGAGGTCAAGCAGGTCGTGGCGATCGACGAGCGGCGCGGCGAGTGCGCGGCCGCGCAGTGGCACGTCCTGGACGTACGGGACCCCGCGATCGCCGAGAAGCTGCGCGGCGCCGACGTGGTCGTCCACCTGGCGCTGGACCTCGACCTCGAGACGGACCCGGCGGCCCGTACGGCGTACAACGTGCGCGGGACCCAGACCGTCCTGACGGCCGCCGCGGCGGCGGGGGTGCACCGGGTCGTGCTGTGCACCTCGGCGATGGTCTACGGGGCCCTGCCGGACAACGACATCCCGCTGTCGGAGGACTCCGAGCTGCGGGCCACGGCCGAGGCGACCGGCGTGGGCGACCTGCTGGAGATCGAGCGGCTGGGCCGCCGGGCGCCCCGGGCGCACCCCGGCCTGAACGTCACGGTGGTCCGCCCCGCGGTCCTGGTCGGCGGTACGGACACCGCCCTGACCCGCTATTTCGAGTCCCCGCGCCTCCTGGTGGTGGCCGGATCGAGGCCGACCTGGCAGTTCTGCCACGTCGAGGACCTGGTCAGCGCGCTGGAGTACGCCGCCCTGGAGAAGGTCGAGGGCGAGCTCGCGGTGGGCTGCGAGGGCTGGCTGGAGCAGGAGGAGGTCGAGGAGCTGAGCGGCATCCGCCGCATGGAGCTCCCGTCGGCGGTCGCGCTGGGCGCGGCGGCCCGGCTGCACCGGATCGGCCTGACGCCGTCCCCGGCCGGCGACCTCGCGTACACGATGCACCCGTGGGTGGTCAGCGTCAGCGGGCTGCACGCGGCGGGCTGGCGGCCGCGCTGGACCAACGAGGAGGTGCTGGCCGAGCTCCTCCAGGAGGTCGCGGGCCGGCACACCGTCGCGGGCCGCCGCCTGGGCCGCAAGGACGCCACCGCAGCGGGTGCCGCGGGTGCGACGGTGGCCCTGCTGGGCGCCGCCGCCGTGGTCCGGGCCGCCCGCCGCCGCCGAGGCCTGTGA
- a CDS encoding zinc-dependent metalloprotease, which translates to MSDTPFGFGLPPEEPESGDEGKKKGNQGGQGGPNPFGFPGMGLPGGAGGPGGADNPFAAMFGSMNPNDLGAAFQQLGQMLSYEGGPVNWDMAKDIARQTVAQGTADGVKDTSVGVAEKSAVEEAVRLADHWLDGVTSLPSGATTAVAWSRAEWVEATLPVWKELVDPVAERVGAAMGSVLPEEMQAMAGPLLGMMRSMGGAMFGQQIGQAVGVLAGEVVGSTDIGLPLGPAGKAALLPLNIESFGKDLGVPAEEVRLYLALREAAHARLFAHVPWLRSHLLGAVEGYARGIKVDTSKLEDVVGQLDPSNPEQLQEALQGGMFQPQDTPEQKAALARLETALALVEGWVDAVVHEAAKPRLTSADAMRETMRRRRASGGPAEQTFATLIGLELRPRRLRDASRLWASLTDARGVDGRDGLWEHPDMLPTASDLDDPDGFVHREQLDFSEIDKMLGEAAQKRDQADDQGKQGDGDSDGEGEAKK; encoded by the coding sequence GTGAGCGACACCCCATTCGGATTCGGCCTTCCGCCGGAGGAGCCGGAGAGCGGCGACGAGGGCAAGAAGAAGGGCAATCAGGGCGGTCAGGGCGGCCCGAATCCGTTCGGGTTCCCGGGCATGGGCCTGCCGGGCGGCGCCGGCGGCCCCGGCGGCGCGGACAATCCGTTCGCGGCGATGTTCGGTTCGATGAACCCGAACGACCTGGGCGCGGCCTTCCAGCAGCTCGGCCAGATGCTCAGCTACGAGGGCGGTCCCGTGAACTGGGACATGGCCAAGGACATCGCCCGCCAGACCGTCGCCCAGGGCACGGCGGACGGGGTGAAGGACACCAGCGTCGGCGTTGCCGAGAAGTCCGCCGTCGAGGAGGCCGTGCGCCTCGCCGACCACTGGCTGGACGGGGTGACCTCGCTGCCCTCGGGCGCCACCACGGCCGTCGCGTGGAGCCGCGCCGAGTGGGTCGAGGCGACCCTCCCGGTGTGGAAGGAGCTCGTCGACCCGGTCGCCGAGCGCGTCGGCGCGGCCATGGGCAGCGTCCTGCCCGAGGAGATGCAGGCCATGGCGGGCCCGCTGCTCGGCATGATGCGTTCGATGGGCGGGGCCATGTTCGGCCAGCAGATCGGCCAGGCCGTGGGCGTGCTCGCGGGCGAGGTCGTCGGCTCGACCGACATCGGCCTGCCGCTGGGGCCGGCCGGCAAGGCCGCCCTGCTGCCGCTGAACATCGAGAGCTTCGGCAAGGACCTGGGCGTCCCCGCCGAGGAGGTGCGGCTGTACCTGGCGCTGCGGGAGGCGGCCCACGCCCGGCTCTTCGCGCACGTGCCGTGGCTGCGCTCGCACCTGCTCGGCGCGGTCGAGGGGTACGCGCGGGGCATCAAGGTCGACACCTCGAAGCTGGAGGACGTGGTCGGCCAGCTCGACCCGTCGAACCCGGAGCAGCTGCAGGAAGCCCTGCAGGGCGGCATGTTCCAGCCGCAGGACACCCCGGAGCAGAAGGCCGCGCTGGCCCGCCTGGAGACGGCGCTCGCGCTGGTCGAGGGCTGGGTGGACGCGGTCGTGCACGAGGCGGCCAAGCCCCGGCTGACCTCGGCGGACGCCATGCGCGAGACCATGCGCCGGCGGCGCGCCTCGGGCGGCCCCGCGGAGCAGACCTTCGCGACGCTGATCGGGCTGGAGCTGCGCCCGCGCCGGCTGCGGGACGCCTCGCGGCTGTGGGCCTCGCTGACCGACGCGCGCGGCGTGGACGGCCGCGACGGGCTGTGGGAGCACCCGGACATGCTGCCGACGGCCTCCGACCTGGACGACCCGGACGGGTTCGTGCACCGCGAGCAGCTGGACTTCTCCGAGATCGACAAGATGCTCGGCGAAGCGGCGCAGAAGCGCGATCAGGCCGACGACCAGGGCAAGCAGGGCGACGGCGACTCCGACGGCGAGGGTGAAGCGAAGAAGTGA
- a CDS encoding NUDIX hydrolase encodes MSLYDDAVLVLKDYERQPELRDLYLEHLAAHPDGVYKPCQAGHITGSALVIDPAGGRVLLTLHKKLGIWLQMGGHCEPGDTTLAGAALREAVEESGIASGLTLLPGGPVRLDRHPIPAPCNWHLDVQYAALAPAGAVAEISEESLDVRWFPYEEVAAVADTSVVRLVEATRARL; translated from the coding sequence GTGAGCCTGTACGACGACGCGGTACTGGTCCTCAAGGACTACGAGCGCCAGCCCGAACTGCGGGACCTCTACCTGGAGCACCTGGCCGCTCACCCCGACGGGGTCTACAAGCCCTGCCAGGCCGGGCACATCACCGGCAGCGCGCTGGTCATCGACCCGGCGGGCGGGCGCGTCCTGCTGACCCTGCACAAGAAGCTCGGCATCTGGCTCCAGATGGGCGGCCACTGCGAGCCCGGGGACACCACCCTCGCCGGGGCCGCGCTGCGCGAGGCCGTCGAGGAGTCGGGCATCGCGTCCGGGCTGACCCTGCTGCCGGGCGGCCCCGTGCGGCTGGACCGGCACCCCATCCCGGCGCCGTGCAACTGGCACCTGGACGTGCAGTACGCGGCGCTGGCGCCGGCCGGCGCGGTGGCGGAGATCAGCGAGGAGTCGCTGGACGTGCGCTGGTTCCCGTACGAGGAGGTGGCGGCGGTGGCCGACACCTCGGTCGTCCGGCTGGTGGAAGCGACCCGAGCGCGGCTCTGA
- a CDS encoding AIM24 family protein — MQSALFAHAEAQSQERYAVQNPQLLRVTLTGSDDVLARKGAMVAYQGIIDFDGEYQSTTQRTARARTGEGLDLMRCSGQGTVYLANLAQYVHVVDVDQDGLTVDSSYVLALDSTLHTEAIAVDSQYGISGSGKYQLNISGRGKVALMTSGQPLMMQVTPDKYVNADADAIVAWSTSLRVQMQAQTHSTGVWRRRGNTGEGWELSFLGTGFALVQPSEVLPPQNAQLGQGIAAQYGMGQHGAHAQNQNNAWN; from the coding sequence ATGCAGAGCGCACTTTTCGCCCACGCCGAGGCGCAGTCCCAGGAGCGGTACGCCGTCCAGAACCCGCAGCTGCTGCGGGTCACCCTGACCGGCTCCGACGACGTACTCGCCCGCAAGGGCGCGATGGTCGCCTACCAGGGGATCATCGACTTCGACGGCGAGTACCAGAGCACCACCCAGCGCACCGCCCGCGCCCGCACCGGGGAGGGCCTCGACCTGATGCGCTGCTCCGGGCAGGGCACGGTCTACCTGGCCAACCTCGCCCAGTACGTCCACGTCGTGGACGTGGACCAGGACGGCCTCACCGTCGACAGCAGCTACGTGCTGGCCCTGGACTCCACCCTGCACACCGAGGCGATCGCGGTGGACAGCCAGTACGGGATCTCCGGCTCCGGCAAGTACCAGCTCAACATCTCCGGCCGCGGCAAGGTCGCGCTGATGACCTCCGGGCAGCCGCTGATGATGCAGGTCACGCCCGACAAGTACGTCAACGCCGACGCGGACGCGATCGTCGCCTGGTCCACCTCGCTGCGCGTGCAGATGCAGGCCCAGACGCACTCCACCGGCGTCTGGCGGCGGCGCGGCAACACCGGCGAGGGCTGGGAGCTCAGCTTCCTCGGCACCGGCTTCGCGCTGGTGCAGCCGAGCGAGGTGCTGCCGCCGCAGAACGCCCAGCTCGGACAGGGCATCGCCGCGCAGTACGGCATGGGCCAGCACGGCGCCCACGCCCAGAACCAGAACAACGCCTGGAACTGA